A DNA window from Anaerocolumna sp. AGMB13020 contains the following coding sequences:
- a CDS encoding sigma-70 family RNA polymerase sigma factor produces the protein MSNEELINLIKLGSDIKNNMEQLYIQNQGMIYAVVKRYRYACQSDHKGTSIIEVEELMNEAYFGLLKAVESYDTGQGVLFMSYAPYWIKRAVKRYLENCGQAVRVPVHKQAQVYQYNQATSCFLRKYNRQPSVKEYATWLSVSEKAVEQLQRFMFQSKIKSLDIPLPGSDNVELTIIDTIASEVDIENEITERLSRQQLYSELWKIVKEELKDDIALQILKMKYEDNMTSKDIALLVNDDYKHVNSVIRKYINLLRKNDEIRHIGKELGLFDNRTINIGFIEKIVSAGNNSILTNLEKDYAKHLGWIK, from the coding sequence ATGAGCAATGAAGAACTAATCAATTTAATAAAGCTGGGGAGTGATATTAAAAACAACATGGAGCAGCTCTACATACAGAATCAAGGCATGATATATGCAGTTGTTAAAAGATACCGTTACGCTTGCCAGAGTGACCATAAAGGCACTTCAATAATAGAAGTCGAAGAATTAATGAATGAAGCTTATTTCGGTCTTTTAAAAGCAGTAGAGAGCTATGATACAGGTCAAGGAGTGCTGTTTATGTCATATGCTCCCTACTGGATAAAAAGAGCAGTAAAAAGATACCTGGAGAATTGCGGACAGGCTGTCCGGGTACCGGTACATAAACAAGCACAGGTTTATCAATATAATCAGGCAACATCATGTTTTTTGAGAAAGTATAATCGGCAACCTTCTGTTAAGGAATACGCGACCTGGTTAAGTGTATCAGAAAAAGCAGTGGAGCAGCTGCAACGTTTTATGTTTCAAAGTAAAATTAAGAGTCTGGATATTCCCTTACCTGGAAGTGATAACGTTGAATTAACAATAATCGACACAATAGCAAGTGAAGTAGATATAGAAAACGAGATTACAGAAAGACTAAGTCGGCAGCAGCTATATTCTGAATTATGGAAGATAGTAAAAGAAGAGTTGAAGGATGATATAGCGTTACAGATCCTAAAAATGAAATATGAGGACAATATGACATCAAAAGACATAGCCTTGCTAGTTAATGACGATTATAAGCATGTAAATAGCGTTATAAGGAAGTATATTAACCTTTTGAGAAAAAACGATGAAATAAGGCATATAGGCAAAGAATTAGGTCTGTTTGATAACCGCACGATAAACATAGGGTTTATTGAAAAAATCGTGTCTGCAGGCAATAACAGCATTTTAACAAATTTGGAAAAAGATTATGCCAAACATTTGGGTTGGATAAAATAA
- a CDS encoding nucleoside 2-deoxyribosyltransferase: MKKCFIVCPIGQEGSETRNRSDKLLKFIIAPVCKECDYEPIRIDIVNTNGVITEEIIDHLKNDELVIADISELNPNAFYEIGYRSALGRHIIHLRSKSQNIPFDISTIRTFDYELTDLESVDQLKSRLTQTISALSDDTPNSEDMPENNISNNFNSQIFQELYKIQDMLKDIHNNMKTNDTGAVSVLADKLVSTNKSSEAAINELLLTKFIENPSQILSLVDFVNKLPEMPK; this comes from the coding sequence ATGAAAAAATGCTTCATTGTTTGCCCTATAGGTCAAGAAGGTTCAGAAACACGTAATCGCTCTGATAAATTGCTAAAGTTTATAATTGCTCCCGTTTGTAAAGAGTGTGATTATGAACCAATACGCATTGACATTGTTAATACAAATGGTGTTATTACAGAAGAAATTATCGATCATTTAAAAAATGATGAACTTGTTATAGCTGATATAAGTGAATTAAATCCGAATGCTTTTTACGAAATAGGTTATCGTTCCGCATTAGGAAGACACATAATTCATTTAAGGTCTAAATCTCAAAATATACCTTTTGATATTTCCACAATCAGAACATTTGATTATGAACTCACTGATTTGGAGTCAGTTGATCAATTAAAAAGCAGATTAACCCAAACAATATCTGCTTTGTCGGATGATACGCCAAACTCTGAGGACATGCCCGAAAATAATATTTCTAATAATTTCAACTCACAGATTTTTCAAGAGTTGTACAAAATACAAGATATGTTAAAGGACATACATAATAATATGAAAACCAATGATACTGGTGCTGTATCTGTTTTGGCTGATAAATTAGTTTCGACAAATAAATCATCAGAAGCTGCTATAAATGAGTTACTATTAACAAAATTTATTGAAAATCCTAGCCAGATTTTGTCACTGGTCGATTTTGTGAATAAACTACCAGAAATGCCTAAATAA
- a CDS encoding IS3 family transposase: MTEAIYTEVSAKVEASKVTKRRVSTSGMLKFLGVSRSGYHAFLNRKVSSTKQRKEAVKKEIQKIYDSSKQNYGAPKITKELRKSGETIAQRTVGKYMREMGIKAQWIRPWTTTTRDSDFSDELHNILDEQFNPERPNAVWCTDITYIWTQDGFVYLNCVMDLFARKIIAWTLSDTMEVCSVIETINKAKACRDTDFPLIIHSDRGSQYVSNAWREATVNMQRSYSHTGYPYDNACIESFHSLIKREWLNRFSIHNYNHAYKLVFEYIEAFYNTVRIHSYCDYLSPDEYEKLYERAKSLPAA; encoded by the coding sequence TTGACAGAAGCTATCTATACCGAAGTTTCTGCCAAGGTAGAGGCATCTAAAGTCACAAAACGCCGAGTCTCTACTTCCGGAATGCTGAAATTTTTAGGCGTGTCTCGCTCTGGATATCATGCTTTTCTGAACCGAAAAGTCTCTTCCACCAAGCAACGTAAAGAGGCTGTCAAAAAGGAAATCCAGAAGATTTATGATAGTTCAAAACAGAATTACGGCGCTCCTAAAATCACCAAGGAACTTCGCAAATCTGGGGAAACCATTGCCCAGCGCACAGTAGGTAAATACATGCGTGAAATGGGTATCAAAGCTCAGTGGATTAGACCTTGGACCACTACAACCAGAGACTCTGATTTCAGTGATGAACTTCACAACATTCTTGATGAACAGTTTAATCCAGAACGCCCTAATGCTGTCTGGTGTACCGATATCACTTACATTTGGACACAGGACGGATTTGTCTATCTCAACTGCGTTATGGACTTATTTGCGAGAAAGATTATTGCCTGGACTCTTTCTGATACTATGGAAGTGTGTTCCGTTATCGAAACAATCAATAAAGCAAAAGCTTGTCGAGACACCGATTTTCCTTTGATTATACACTCAGACCGTGGTAGCCAGTATGTTTCTAATGCCTGGCGAGAAGCCACTGTAAATATGCAACGAAGTTATTCTCATACTGGCTATCCTTACGACAATGCCTGTATTGAATCTTTCCATTCTCTCATCAAACGAGAATGGTTGAACCGGTTTAGTATTCATAACTACAACCATGCATATAAGCTTGTTTTTGAATATATTGAAGCCTTTTATAACACCGTCAGAATACACAGCTATTGTGATTATTTGTCTCCAGACGAATATGAAAAACTGTATGAGAGGGCTAAGTCTCTGCCTGCTGCTTAA
- a CDS encoding helix-turn-helix domain-containing protein — protein MKFGKFMTVSEYCSITGLSRSGTYNRIRQGKIPVFIYSDKKLIPRSILEETTLSKLNNLIAIE, from the coding sequence ATGAAGTTTGGAAAATTCATGACAGTATCAGAATATTGCTCCATTACAGGACTTAGCCGTTCAGGGACTTATAACCGTATCCGTCAAGGCAAAATACCAGTATTTATCTATTCGGATAAGAAACTTATCCCAAGAAGCATTTTAGAAGAAACAACGCTATCAAAGCTGAATAATTTAATTGCAATTGAGTAA
- a CDS encoding rolling circle replication-associated protein: protein MSKYADYSYLDIYNESVLGARTVEERIEELRVSGKNYRYMVKTIVSGSMIESNIYPVYEKRKDKPRREKNKISKEAQVKLNDKNAKLKFIRLVNSNFSKDDLMITLTYEDRYLPTEKQAKKDITNYIRRIKTYRRKNGLPTLKYIYVIGYEDPEKQHGNKKVRIHHHIIMNQMDREAAEDLWGRGRVEAKRLQPDEYGLEGIARYMVAQKGKRWYSSKNLIQPKEYKSRTKISKRKAERIALNENDHKELFEKLYSDKYKFLDCKTYISDITGGTYLYCRMRKKD from the coding sequence TTGAGTAAATATGCAGATTACAGCTATTTAGATATATATAATGAATCAGTACTAGGGGCAAGGACAGTAGAAGAAAGAATAGAAGAGCTTAGAGTATCAGGAAAGAACTATAGATACATGGTAAAAACTATTGTATCTGGTTCCATGATAGAAAGTAACATCTATCCTGTTTATGAAAAGAGAAAAGATAAACCAAGAAGAGAGAAAAATAAGATATCCAAAGAAGCCCAAGTTAAGCTAAATGATAAAAATGCCAAGTTAAAGTTTATAAGGCTGGTTAATAGCAATTTCTCTAAGGATGATTTAATGATTACCCTTACCTATGAGGACAGATATCTACCTACAGAGAAGCAAGCCAAGAAGGATATAACAAATTATATCAGAAGAATCAAAACATACAGAAGAAAGAACGGTCTACCAACACTGAAATACATATATGTGATAGGGTATGAAGATCCTGAGAAACAGCATGGAAATAAAAAGGTCAGAATACATCACCATATCATTATGAATCAAATGGATAGAGAAGCAGCAGAGGACTTGTGGGGACGTGGACGTGTAGAAGCCAAAAGGCTGCAACCAGACGAATACGGTCTTGAAGGAATCGCAAGATATATGGTAGCTCAAAAGGGTAAACGGTGGTACTCTTCTAAGAATCTTATTCAGCCCAAAGAATATAAATCAAGAACTAAGATATCAAAGCGTAAGGCTGAGAGAATAGCTTTAAATGAGAATGACCACAAAGAACTCTTTGAAAAGCTCTATAGTGACAAATATAAGTTCCTGGACTGCAAGACTTATATCTCTGATATTACTGGAGGTACATATTTATACTGTCGAATGCGGAAAAAAGACTGA
- a CDS encoding transposase, protein MPRKSKQHTKQFKLDAINYRKEHPDLTQVECAKNLGIGISTLAKWEAQFRDHDGDIPVRGSGNYESDEQKEIARLKRELRDAQDALDVLKKAIGILGKD, encoded by the coding sequence ATGCCAAGAAAATCAAAACAACACACTAAGCAGTTCAAGTTGGATGCTATCAACTATCGCAAGGAACATCCTGATCTTACACAGGTTGAATGTGCCAAGAATCTCGGAATTGGTATAAGTACCTTAGCCAAATGGGAGGCTCAGTTCCGTGACCATGATGGTGACATTCCCGTTAGAGGTTCCGGTAACTACGAATCAGATGAACAAAAGGAAATCGCTCGTCTCAAACGTGAGCTCCGTGACGCTCAGGATGCACTTGATGTGTTAAAAAAAGCCATCGGCATTCTGGGGAAAGATTGA